The Elaeis guineensis isolate ETL-2024a chromosome 14, EG11, whole genome shotgun sequence genomic sequence taaaaaataaaaatcaaccatAAGATCCTATAAGGCTAAGCATTGAATCTTTGTGTGAAGATTTTTTTTCCCCAATTATGTGTGGCTACAAACCAAAGATGTGTTCAATCCAAAGAtatgcaaaaaataattattgcaCATTACAAAAGAACCAAAAAATATTAAAAGGTTCACTTCAGACTTTGCAGATATTGTTTTCCCTATCATTCTCAACTACAAGCGTATAGTTGCTTCAGACATATTTCTCCTTCACTAGTTTAAATGAAATTTATACACTGCAAGGCACAGGTAAAAAACTTAAATTTATATCTAGGATAGTTTGAATAATATATCCGAAGATATTCCATATTGTGATTACAAACCATTCCACCTACCATCATCAATATATGACttctaataatttattatttatcaaaaaaaattatgaataattttCTGTCGATGGTATTTATACGATGACCAGACAACCATTGTTGAGCCCCAGCACATCTCATCATTCCATTTGCTCTAAGGAATGGGTTTAACTTCAAATCGGTTTATTTCACCATTCAGCTTCCATagtttttctccctttttttttaaacataATGATCGCTTCAAGCATCATAGCTAAAATCCAaatattgaatttaatttgatttttatgagATATCAGATTAATAGAACCTTAGCTACGTTTCAACACATGACTCACTTTCGATGCATCGACGTAAATTGTCCCTCGGTTGGTGGGCCGGGCTGCATTACCGTTCCATACGGATGGGCCGTTTCCGTCAATTAGTCCGCCTTATTAAAGTCTCAACCGGGCGTCTCAAAACCATTGGGCCCAGCGGGCGCTCGAACGTTACGGGCCACAAAACAATGGGAGGCCGTAGTAAGTTGGAAACCAAGAAAGACGAGAAACCTGATAAATAACGGAAACCCAAAAACCCTCCAGGATTAGGAGCGGTTAGGGTATATTTAACGATGACGGCACCATTCCACTCATCTTTCCCTTCCGCTTCCCGTTCCTTCCATTCTCTCCGCCGCCGCTGCCCCCACGCTCCCTCCGGTAAAAATGATTCTTTTTCCCGCTTTCCTCTCCTCTCCACCAAGAAAACACTCCTTCTTTTCCTCATCTTTTGCTGTCtttttttccttgatcttcttgttACTTCGCCCGCTTCTTGAGGAATTTTTTCGGAAATTAGAGGGAATGTGGATTTTTTGCTGAGTTAATTTTGGTCAGAATGCTTATTTTGGTGTCAATCTTACTTGGAGTGACGGGCGTTTGCTTCTCACTGTTGAATGCCCGAAATAAGATACAGATTGAATGGGTTTTGAGTTTTAATTGGATTCTTTTGGTCGTTTGTTTGTGGAACTAGACAGGTTACTACAGGGCGGCTTCTAAGAGATTTCTTGCAACAAAGAAGACGGAATTGCCATCAGCCATGAGCGGTGAGGCTACCAAATCTGCTCGTTTGGAAGGGCAAGCGGCAGAAGATGTGAGTGATTTGTGCTATCCGTGACTTacttatgtttctttttctttttcttcttccggtGGGCATTCGAGCTCAGATAATCCGATGGTGATGAAATTAGAAAACATGGATAACTGATAACTTATTTTGGTCTAGTTTAGAACTTTAAATTGGTAGCTTTCTACTTTTTTCGGAAGCAGTTTCTTTTGGACTCCTATTTTTTCTTTGTATGGGTTATTATTCGCCTGCAACTTTAGTTTCACTGGACAAAAGGAATCTACTTCAAATGTGATCAGTTCTTTCATCTAACAGCAAAAATGATAAACAAAATATGCTGGAAGACAAAGCCAATTCTGGgaaaaagaaaatttaaaaaaaaaatcaaggttggttgttgggggggggggggggggggagttaTGAAGATGTTGTATCAAAACATAAAGCCCACCAGAAGATTGAAGCGTTCAGATAGCCGGTTGCAGCAACCCCTTTGCAAGAGATCTGGAATAAATTAGAACTTGTCAGCTTCGAACTGAATGATTTGGGGTTTGTGACCCTtcaatattttttctaatattaacCGCCATGGATAAACCTTATGAGAGGGTACCTGCTACATGTTATCACAAGGTCTGATTTACATAGACAGAACACATTTCTGTTTCTGCAACACATAAAAACCACCAAAAGATTGAAGTGTTCAAATAGGCAGTTTTAGCAACTCCTTTTCAAGAAATCTGGAATAAATTAGAACTTGTCTGTTTCAAACTGAATGATTTTGGGAccctttaatatttttttaatattgaccACCGTGGATAAACCTTATTCAAGAGTACCTGCCACGTGTTATCTCAAGGTCTGATTTCTATCAATAGACCATTTTTCTGTTTCAAAGTGTTATTTTTCCCTATGTATTTATCTTTTTGCCCTTGTAATTTGCTTAAATTATTGTTGAAAGAAGAAGGAATCAAAGACTAGCTTGTCAAGGTAAGGAAATGATAAACACTCTTACTTAGATGAGTAAAAGAGAATTGAAAAAATCTTTGATAATTTGTTTAGCTAGGATGAAAACAATAAGCCTTTGTATAGTTGTGTGACTTGTGTCTCTAAATCTTAAGCAAGGAGAATCTCCTTTTGTGCCGTGAGCCTTTAATTTAGCTATAATAATTAATACAGATGAAATGTTGAGTTATGTCTACCTAATAATGGCTATAAATAGGTAAATCATAATCCTGGAATTGAACTTTTGATAAGTGAAGGATAGACAAACAGCCAGATATTATgagaacttgattgagaatttttGTTGTGCCACGAGGACTTGATAGACTCATGTATGAGTGAATTTGAGAAAAACGGCTCAGGCAAAAGCATTCACCATATTCTAGACAGCTAGTGCCAATTTTTCTTTTTACTAGCTAAAATCCTTGCTCAAGCTGTTCATTTCTTCTGCATCTGTTCAGGGACTAGATACCTCTCTcaagggaaaagaaagaagaaaaagaaagccaGCAAAACATGCTGGTGCATAGAGTTTTGAAGTTGCTTTGCAGTTAGCTTTTAGTTTCATTTTCCTGTTTGCTTTGAGAAAATAGCACATTATTAATCATTGTTAACTAGAGAGTAGATACTAATTGCATACCTATTGTTGTCAGTTATGTTAACTTGCTTttaattttgtttaatttaatctgatggGGGCTGGTTTTAAGAATTCTCCATTCAAATTTCCAATCTACGAGCATGCCCTGGATTTATCTGTAGATTATGGATTTGGCAATATCAAGGCAAGATTTAAGTCACAATTGCAGAGTACAGGGTGTCACTCTGATTTGTTGATTAAAATTGCTGCTTGAAAGCATGAACACTGAGTGAACGATGCATATACCAGCatatgtaatttttctatttctaTTATTTGTCTGTTAGCTTGATTCTTTTCTTAGGGACTTTGGAAAGCAATGAACATTGGCTACTTGAAAGAATGAACGCTGAGTGAATGATGCACAATGCCAGCatatgtaatttttctatttctattttttgTCTGTTAGCTGGATTCTTTTCTTAGAGACTTTGCAAAGCGATGAACTTTGATTGCTTCTTATTGTCATCTGATGCTGAGTTTTGCATATAAAAGCTGTTAAATTCTTGATTAATGGGTCATGTAGGGAAACCTTGTAGATATTTGAAGTTCTTGAattcattttggaagtacttatGTAGACCACCTTTAAAGACCATGGCTTGCATTTATTTTCCACTTAGCTGGATCATGTATGTGACAGGGCGGAGATAGAGCTGGAAGTGTCAAACAGCAGCTGTCAAAATTATTCAAAGCATCCCTTAGTGCAACAGTCCCAGATGAGCCAAATATAGAGCCGTTGGTTGAAGTTTGCACAGCAAAGTTTGGTGACTATCAGTGGTACAGTTTTTAACCTTTGATCTTCACACCATTCAAGCTAAAGATATTCTCTTTTGATGTATCTGACAAAATATTTAATTAGAAAATGATTGAATTCACTGTTACTATACTAGTTATGATTAAAATTACTGCTCCATCATCGGTGGCATCATCACTGCAAGTAACATGGAATTTGTCAGTTTAATGCTTTGGGTTTACTTTTGATAAATAAATGATGGTAAATTGTTATTATCTCTGATGCAGTAATAATGCGATGGGCCTGTGGTCAAGAATAAAAGGAAAGTCAAAAGAATTCAGAAATCCCAATTCTGTTGGCCAGGTGCTTCATACATTGTTGAGCAGAATCGACATATGTGACTTATAAAATGATTATGTTTTATCATATGACTACAGCAtagcttttcttttttcccctttaATATTGGTGTTGGTTGTTCTGCTTTTGTTTCAGTTCTTTGTATATTATTTTTTTGCAGGCTCTTGCGAGAAATCTACCTCCATCAGATATTATTGAGTCCACCTCAGTTGCAGGACCTGGATTTGTGAATATAGTTTTGTCGGACAAATGGGTAGCTCAGGTTAGAAGGACAAAATTTGAAATAATCTGTACATATTTAGAcctttatcttttattatttacctTGATAAATCTAAATTTCTTGGTACAGAGTATACAAAAGATGTTGTTAAGTGGCATTGGGACATGGGCACCAATTCTATCAGTTCCCAAGGCAGTTGTGGACTTCTCATCACCAAATATTGCGAAGGAAATGCATGTGGGCCATTTAAGATCCACGATAATAGGTGATACTCTTTCTCGCATGTTGGAGTTCTCAAATGTTGAGGTTCTTCGACGAAACCATGTGGGTGACTGGGGTACACAGGTAAACCTTTTTAAGATTCAGTATGTTCATTCATGGAGATTAACTTGTTGTCTTTTAATTTGAAAAACATCTTTGATTAGTGGTCTTTTGCGTTGTCATCTTACTGACATCTCTCTCTGATGCAAATATATTTGTTCTGTGATGGTATCCATTTTGCACCAAAGGCTTAATCTTAAATCAGATTCTCATGTCTTTTGTTCTTCATGCTACGATTGTTTTGATTCCTTTTCTCTtacctataataaataaattttactgcATATGCAAAATCAATTTGTATAAAGTATCTCCAGTTCAACAAGACCTTCCCCCTTGTTGTCAAACTGACCAGACTAATCATCAACACGAGACTGGATGTTATTGGATTCTTGCAATCCATCTCACCTTTTAATCTTtccttttgtgtgtgtgtgtgtgtgtgtgtgtgtgtgtgtgtctatatataaaatctttATACTTTCATTGATAATCTTCTAAGTTGCTACTCATGGAATGGTAGGCTATGCTATCTTGTTGAAGACTTGGTTGGCATGTCTTGTGTGCATGCTGTTTAAGAACTGCAGGAAATATTAAAATACATGGCAAAATCAAGTGTTATTTTACATTTTGTAGCTTCTAGCATGTCATTTGGTTTTCTATATAATATTTGGAAACACATAGTTCCTTAAGTGTGATCACGAAATCAGCTATAAGTTTGAGATAGCTTCTTTACTTAACTTTGTCAGTAAGAAAACATGATTTATTTTTGCCATTTTGTCAACGTGATTTATGAATACCAGCATGCCACTCTTTAATTCATTTTCTAATCATAATTCTGAAATCATAATTGTTCTGATTGATTTGTCCATGTAATCTTCTACAGTTTGGCATGTTGATCGaacatttatttgataaatttccAAACTGGGAGGAAGCTGGCGAGCAAGCCATTGGTGATCTCCAGGTGAGCTGGAAAATCATatggatataataatagtttcACGTTCTGCAGGAAATTTTACTTTATATGGTTCTGGATATCTGATCATGCCTTAAAATCACATACTGCTGCAGACACCTGTATACTTTCTAAAGTACATCATCTATGAAATAGCTGTGATGCTTTTCATGGAATGCATGCTTTGGTTCAAATAGGAAAGTGATTTAGGATCTAGTTAGGAGGATGTAGAATGTTAAGCATGGTGGAACTGCATGAATTTTGTACTGCTTCCTTCTGATATTCAAGGTATTCTAATAAAAGCCACCAATAATGATAACCATATTGAGAAATTTCACTTCCAGTTCCATTGTTACTACACActaatctcataattttttgatacttTAGTGGAGATTTTTAAATCATTTAAAGTTTATATGTATATTTAGTCTAATAATGAtgttaaagaaaaatataatcacATTCTTATGAGAAATTGAGATAAGTGAGATGTTCCTTTTtgcgagagagaaagactttatttttattacaaaaattcAAGTATTCTTACTGTTAGCGCTTCTCTCGAGACATCCTTCTGAGTTTTACGCCAACCATTGTGATTGCTATTTTAGCAGTGGGCTTTGATCTATATACGAGTGTTGTTTCTCCGCCCAAGCATATTAACATTCTAAGTAAATATTTATCAATATTTGGATTTGCTTAACTGATTTAACTAGTAGCTGAAAATATGGACAGTAAAACTACATATTATTGGCAATGTAGGTGTCACTCCTGTGATTTACCAACTTATATGTCTTACATGACATTTCTTAGCACCATGGCATTTATGACACATATGCAGTTAGAGAGCTGGTTCATCACATTTCTAGTTTGTAGAGCAATTCATCTCTGCATACATGTGAAATGGAAGAATAATAATTTGTGCCTGTCTTAATGCTGCATGGTTTCTAGATAAATTTAAATGCATCATTAGGGACAACAGACACTTTGTTCTTCAGCTAAtttcatttttatatttttgcttcattggcCAAATTATATGGTATCACTTGCTGCTGTATATGTCCCGAATCTTAAGTTTTATGAATCTGTTATACCAAGCATTTTGATTGAGAAAATAACTTCTTTTGCTTCATACATAATTAGATTTATTAGGGTTATTTGGAAATGCTCCATCGAGTGATAAATATGAACTatatctgattcacctaagttaATTGGTTGAAACTTTCTAATTTTATTTGTATGTGTTTGGGTGTTTATACTTCCTGATTATGCAGAGTATATTGAAAGCAACTTGTAGAGAAATTGGACCTTTGAAGATCCTTCCCCTCATACCGCCCTCTCCCCTCCCCTCCATGCCCCACAAAATGTTACAAATGATCTTGTGTTATCATCAAGGCTAGATACAGTAGATAATTGAAGCTGATTATGTGTATGCTGCCATACTTGGTCATTAAATGATGAACAAAGTCAGGGCTAATTGATGATTTTGGCACTTTCATTTATGGACTGATTTAGTGGCCAGTTGTTTAGAACAAGAGATACATAAAGAAATGGTATATAGCATCATCTTGGTTGAGACTCTTGTTATCTGCCCTACATAACATAATACCTTTCTGTTGTGCACAGTAGTAATATTTTATGACTGCACAATATGTATCACAGTTAACTTCGTCCAGTTTGCAAATGAGAGAGGTTGAGTGTAGAATGTCTGATTTGTTTTCTTTTCTACCTTCAATTGAGTTGTGTCAAATATTATTTGGTGCCCAAACTTTTTTTATAGTCTTGCTAGGTTAATTTTTGTGCATGCTAATTTTGATCCACCAGGTCCAAGTTTAGGTGCATAAAAGGTCAATAGTGGGTTGGTTTATTCATTTTGTAGTATTAGTGATGCCAAAGAGTTGGACCCACAAAATATTAACTCTTCTTATTTTGTGCTTCACAAAATATTGGAAAGAGAtcctttcctttattttttttcctttgcaCCACCTTTTTCTTGTAAAACTTGTTAGAGAAACAAAAAACTATGTAGCTAGTTTTAAAAGTCTACAATGATTAAGCAAACTGTTTGTTATACAAACATTGGCCCATATGTCTGGTTTTCATGACAGGATGCATACTCTACCGCTGTATCAATGTGCATTTTAAAAGTTTATATTTTAGAATCTTGATCTATGAATCCTCTGATTGTTCTTATCATTGGATGGTCAGGAATTCTATAAGGCATCAAAACGTAGGTTTGATGAAGATTCAACTTTCATGGAAAGAGCACAAAGAGCAGTGGTTCGATTGCAGGTGAACATTTTGCTTTTGTTGTGCGACATGATACTGCTTACCATATGAATTAGTAAGAAGGCATTGCATATTTCACAATTTGTTACATGAAGCTctctattttgaatttttctttgaCAAAAAATATTATTCATTGAAGTTTGTTCCTTGTTCTATTGCAATTATCTTCTTGTTTGCTTGATCTGTTGTATCGCAGGGTGGGGAGGTCAGATATAGGGATGCTTGGCAAAAAATATGTGAAATAAGCAGGAAGGAATTTGACCTGGTGTATCAGCGCCTTGGGGTTCATTTGGAGGAAAAGGTATATTTATTTAGAAATGAACTACTTGTCTCATGGTCTGCCATACCATCTGGTAGGAGGCATACCATATCTACCACTACTGTATTAGTATGGTTTTCTGTATCGTATTGACATTTGGTATGCTATCTCATATTGTATTAAACCGCACATCGACTCTGTAATAGGATGTTACTGGTATGGAGTCTGGTACCGAGATTACAAACCTTGACTTGGCTTTATCTTTTGAGTGTATTTTGTTATTTAGGAATTTTTCATATCACACCCAGGATTTTATCAATATTACATATGACACCtcttcttattcttattttcacatCAACCCAGATAAACTTGTTTGTCGTTGCAAGAAACCCGTGGTTAGGTTAACTTTAACAGATGAATGGATGGCCATTTTCTACATCATTAGTGGAactattgcatataaaatttgagtTTATCTGCATTAATTTGTGAATAGGGATAAGGGGAGATGTTATACCTAATCCTGATAAAATCTTGAGTGTagtatgcacaaaaaaaaaaaaaaaaaaggagacacTCTTTTATTTAATGTTGCTTACCTTGAACTTAAGgaattgtttgtttttttttggtgTAATTCTGGCTTGCTTTTGAAGTTTTGATAGTTGATTACGAAGAATATCAAAAGAATGgttattgataatatgattaTTGGTTGTTGTGTATGAATGTTGATATTTATGAGTTCTTTGGAGTTTGGACCACATTTGTGCTTTTGGATTTGTACATGATTATTTGCATATAATCAATAGGTTTCTAATTGGAGCATATGTGACACTCAGGTGAAGAAGTTTGTGATCTTAAGATTTATGTTTAGGATGGACTTGCCATGTTGGAGGGGCCTTAGAGATATTTATTCAAAGGATGCCTTTTGTTTTTCAAAAATTACCTTGCCTTTTTGTGGAATTGTGAAGGAACATGCAGACCTGATGCATGAATTAAAAGGAATATTTAGTGCTACAAGAAACCAAGCCACTGATATAGGCTGAACTATTAATTGGAGTTTTTTAAGAGTACCAATTTCTTGATTTCCCACCTCTTGGATTTTGACATGTTTTGTCTTTTAGTCCACGCTCGTGATTGTTTTTGAATCTtatattttcttttgttttattatATTGTGCTGGTGGCAAGCCTCATAAAAATGAAATTCATCATCATCAATATGGTAATATAATGTCCAGATGCTTGCTTAATTGAttaaataaaatcaaagataCATGGAGGCTCAAATAGAAATGGTGGTTTAATTTTCTCCTTCTGAAATCAGAAACATACTTGTTAAGTCTGGCATGAACATCGCTCTACCTTAATTGGCATGCCATTTACTTTTTCTGCCTGGATGTTCTGATACTACAAACAATACCCTTTACATGCACATTGCTTAATGTATTTCGCAATTGTTCCTCCCCATTCCCACAAACACTATTAAGGAGCTGAAATGAGTGTTATTTGACCCATTTACAAGCGCAGTCCTGTCGTTGATGTGTAAAAAGTTTAAATTCTTTTATGTCTCTGTTTTTCCAAGCTATGTttcatttgaattattttttttcagacttgGACAATAAAGCAACATCTaagatgttaatttttttttcagggGGAAAGCTTTTATAATCCTTATATTCCAGGTGTTTTGGAGGAACTGTCTCATAAAGGGTTGATCGAGGAAAGTGATGGTGCGCGTGTGATATTTGTTGAAGGACATCAGATCCCTTTGATTGTTGTTAAGAGAGATGGAGGATACAACTATGCCTCAACTGATTTAGCTGCTCTTTGGTTAGTTTGTTTGAGAATCAGTTGCAATTGCTTTATGTTTGTACCTCTTCTTCTTATCTAGCCTAATAAATTATGGCTAGATGTttgttagaataatttttataattaagatCAGAATATCAAACAAGTCAAAGAACAATGGATCATGTCCGTATCCATGAGCATTGTTATAAACACTTAATAAATTCTGTATTACCCATTAATGTTTGTTTAGTATACATCTTTTTGAGCATCATATGATTCCACTTAGTATTGTTAGGGCAGGTCTAGTAGCATACATCCTTGCAGTAGATTTTAATTTGTTCCAACACCTATTCCTTTGGTTGCATGGTAAATGAGCCTGGGGTTGTCTTCTTACAAACTTGAAGAAAATCTCAAAGATGTGTCATTAGAGGATGACTGCTTATTTGTGATTTTCTTTGATGAGTAATTTGGGTTTAAGCATTGTGGCTGTGTTTTCACCAAGTTAGACCATCACTTAGTTCCACTATGTTGCCACATAATTGTAATCACCTATTTGTAACAGTTGAAAGAAAATTGTTAAATTTAGCCTGACCTATATAGGGTTCTGAATGTTGTTTGGGAGATGATTTTATAATGGTATTGGTCATCAAATCCTTTATTGGCGCTAAATGTGTTCGTTGCCTGTCTCTATGGTGACTTGTGATCACTTTTTCTAGCCTCTGATAGTCACTAGCCACCAGTGGTCCTCAAGCTGATCTGAAGGGCTCTTAGGATTTCCTCTGCTGTCAAAAATTAGCATCATCATTGCTTCAGTTTCAATTTAGTTTCCCTGTACCCATTGGACATATCCTGTTGCGTTCTTGTCGTCCCATTTCTGTCAAATCTCACCACTCTTATCTAGCTCAAGTTAttctaaagattttttttccttGTCTCAAGGCTCCTATTTAGATTTTAatgtttaattatatttttaaatagaaaCAGTTGCACAAAATTGATTTGTATGATAACCTCTTTTGCTTTCAGATTGGGTTTTTTGTGCAGCCACCCCTTTGATGTCCATTTAGGATTTTTCCCCCCTCTGGATTTGGCCTTTGTGGGTGTTCATTCTTTTAGATATTTTGGTTGGTgagtttctttctttttcttatttgccctttttgttttgTTTGGGGTGGGGGAGAGAAGGGTGAACTTTAAAATTGGTAGTTTACCAGTCATATCTTTTTTTCCAGTTATGTAATTGTCTTTAGTTTTTGTAGTATAGATGCATAGGTGTTTTTTGGTAATTGAAATGCATAGATGTTTAGCTCTTGGTGGTAATCCAGATTCTGGCACTATTTTTGGTTCCTATCATGGCAGAGAGTGCATGTCTCTATTTGTTGACTACTGTCTTTCTCGAATGACAGTTCTTGTGCGATATAACTTGTGGAGTACTTGTGATTGTTTTTTACCTTGTGCATCTGTTTGTTTGCCAGTTCATGTTAATTTCTGCCATATATTATTGTAACTTCTCTTACTGGATTGCTTTAATTCCTTGGTGAATTTCAATTGTGATTTGTCCATTTTACCTGAATTATCATGGACCGACATTTATTTGTATTGTTCTGATTCTCCATCTTTAATATGCTTTTGCATGAAAATGACAACTCTAATTTATGTCACACAACTTCCTAATTTTCTACTGATTCATGATGTGCATCTGAAGTTGTATATATGGTCAAGATGGCTCATTGATGTTGCTTTTTAACCTTTTGAAGGTATCGTCTTAACATTGAGAAAGCAAATTGGATGATATATGTAACAGATGTTGGTCAGTCACAGCACTTCGATATGCTTTTCAGTGTAAGTATTATGTACTACGTTCATTATTCTGTAGTCAGTGATAATATCCTTTTGTCCATCTTACTAATTTAATTCATCATCTTTTTATACTCCTCACTTGCAGCTTAGTACTGATAAGTAGCCTCAGTTAACTGTCTACTTTTAATGCTTAGCAGTGAACTTTAAGTTTCATTTTAGTTGTATAGTAATGATTATATTACTTTTTCCTGATAAGCTAAAATGAATGGTTGTCATGAGGCTTATGCTGTAGTCCTGTCTTTCAGGCTGCTAGACGAGCTGGTTGGCTTCCAGATTCCAATGGAAATTTGTATCCCAAAGTAAGTCATGTTGGGTTTGGTCTTGTTCTTGGATCAGATGGCAAGCGCTTTCGAACTCGCAGCTCAGAAGTTGTTCGATTAGTAGAGTTACTTGATGAAGCTAAAAGTCGCAGTAAAACTGAACTAAAGAAGCGTCTTGAGGAGAATGGTATTAA encodes the following:
- the LOC105057102 gene encoding arginine--tRNA ligase, cytoplasmic isoform X2 produces the protein MSGEATKSARLEGQAAEDGGDRAGSVKQQLSKLFKASLSATVPDEPNIEPLVEVCTAKFGDYQCNNAMGLWSRIKGKSKEFRNPNSVGQALARNLPPSDIIESTSVAGPGFVNIVLSDKWVAQSIQKMLLSGIGTWAPILSVPKAVVDFSSPNIAKEMHVGHLRSTIIGDTLSRMLEFSNVEVLRRNHVGDWGTQFGMLIEHLFDKFPNWEEAGEQAIGDLQEFYKASKRRFDEDSTFMERAQRAVVRLQGGEVRYRDAWQKICEISRKEFDLVYQRLGVHLEEKGESFYNPYIPGVLEELSHKGLIEESDGARVIFVEGHQIPLIVVKRDGGYNYASTDLAALWYRLNIEKANWMIYVTDVGQSQHFDMLFSAARRAGWLPDSNGNLYPKVSHVGFGLVLGSDGKRFRTRSSEVVRLVELLDEAKSRSKTELKKRLEENGKIADWTDEELEKTAEAIGYGAVKYADLKNNRLTNYTFNFDQMLNDKGNTAVYLLYAHARICSIIRKSGKDVEELKKMGNIVLGEPDERILGLHLIKFAEVVEEACTNLLPNVLCEYLYNLSEKFTGFYSRCPVVGSAEETSRLLLCEATAVVMRKCFYLLGITPVYKI
- the LOC105057102 gene encoding arginine--tRNA ligase, cytoplasmic isoform X1: MTAPFHSSFPSASRSFHSLRRRCPHAPSGYYRAASKRFLATKKTELPSAMSGEATKSARLEGQAAEDGGDRAGSVKQQLSKLFKASLSATVPDEPNIEPLVEVCTAKFGDYQCNNAMGLWSRIKGKSKEFRNPNSVGQALARNLPPSDIIESTSVAGPGFVNIVLSDKWVAQSIQKMLLSGIGTWAPILSVPKAVVDFSSPNIAKEMHVGHLRSTIIGDTLSRMLEFSNVEVLRRNHVGDWGTQFGMLIEHLFDKFPNWEEAGEQAIGDLQEFYKASKRRFDEDSTFMERAQRAVVRLQGGEVRYRDAWQKICEISRKEFDLVYQRLGVHLEEKGESFYNPYIPGVLEELSHKGLIEESDGARVIFVEGHQIPLIVVKRDGGYNYASTDLAALWYRLNIEKANWMIYVTDVGQSQHFDMLFSAARRAGWLPDSNGNLYPKVSHVGFGLVLGSDGKRFRTRSSEVVRLVELLDEAKSRSKTELKKRLEENGKIADWTDEELEKTAEAIGYGAVKYADLKNNRLTNYTFNFDQMLNDKGNTAVYLLYAHARICSIIRKSGKDVEELKKMGNIVLGEPDERILGLHLIKFAEVVEEACTNLLPNVLCEYLYNLSEKFTGFYSRCPVVGSAEETSRLLLCEATAVVMRKCFYLLGITPVYKI